The following coding sequences are from one Salvia hispanica cultivar TCC Black 2014 chromosome 3, UniMelb_Shisp_WGS_1.0, whole genome shotgun sequence window:
- the LOC125216832 gene encoding MYB-like transcription factor EOBII — protein MTKMEKRPCNEPEVRKGPWTMEEDLILINYIANHGEGVWNSLARSAGLKRTGKSCRLRWLNYLRPDVRRGNITAEEHLLIIEMHAKWGNRWSKIAKHLSGRTDNEIKNYWRTRIQKHIKQSESFTTLPVSNIEEPVFSNQVHSSCVPADHALSQSYAPNIATSSFQGNMQSFQGPNFPTQSNDNNIWGMEDFWSMQLLH, from the exons ATGACTAAGATGGAGAAAAGACCATGCAATGAACCTGAAGTGAGGAAAGGCCCATGGACTATGGAAGAGGATCTCATTCTCATTAACTACATTGCTAACCATGGTGAAGGTGTTTGGAATTCACTAGCTCGATCCGCCG GGTTGAAGCGCACCGGAAAAAGTTGTCGTCTCCGGTGGCTGAACTACCTCCGGCCGGATGTGAGAAGGGGCAATATCACGGCGGAGGAGCACCTTTTGATCATAGAGATGCACGCTAAATGGGGTAACag GTGGTCGAAAATTGCAAAACATTTGTCCGGAAGAACGGACAAtgagataaaaaattattggcGAACTCGAATTCAGAAGCACATAAAACAGTCCGAGAGTTTCACTACTTTACCCGTAAGCAATATCGAAGAACCAGTCTTCAGTAACCAAGTTCACTCCAGTTGTGTCCCTGCGGATCATGCACTTAGCCAATCATATGCACCCAACATTGCTACTTCTTCCTTTCAAGGAAATATGCAAAGTTTTCAAGGCCCTAATTTTCCAACTCAATCAAATGATAACAATATTTGGGGCATGGAGGACTTTTGGTCCATGCAATTACTTCATTGA